In the Blautia coccoides genome, ATGATTCGATGCTGGAGATTGCATTGGAGAGTGGTTTTACGGATTCAAGAGCCTTGATCATTGCTTTCAGAGCAGTGTACGGAGAGACGCCATATCAGTATCGAAAAAAATATGCCAGTGCAAATTTGCGTAATTTTAAAGATAATTAATGTAAAGAAAACTCTTCCGGTCATTGGTATTATGTATGTACGAGGTAAGTCACATGAAAATACCATATGGGAGGAAATGAAATGGATACAAACAAAAAAATACCAATGTGGCAAAAAATAACTTATGGCTGCGGCGCTGGCGGCGGAAATGTAATGAGTACATTACTGGCAACTTTTTTAACCGCATACTATACGGACAGCGCAGGAATTGCAGCTGCCGCAATCGGAACAATGTATATTGTCTGCAGACTTCTTGATGGAGCGACAGACCTTATAATGGGAGGAATTGTTGATAAGACACATACGAAGATCGGTAAGGCCAGACCTTGGGTGATGCTTTCAGCACCACTTATGTGTATTGGAATTATATTGATCTTAAATGTACCACAGGGAATAAATCACGCAATGAAACTGGTATATGCATATCTGACATACATATTCCTTAATTGTATTGTTTATACCATCTTTGGTGTTGCCCATTCTGCGCTTCTTGCATGTATGACCAGAGACTTTAAGGATCGAAATACAACATCAACAGTATCGTCAATCATTAACAACTTATGCGGTCTTGTGGTCGGAACAGCCATTACCGGTCTTCAGATTAAATTTGGATGGACTGTGACAAGTATAATTCTTGGCATTACTGCAGGTGTACTTATTTTAATTCCGGGATTATTATGCAAGGAAAATGCTGTGGAAGCGGAAGACGCAGAGCACAAAGATACTCTTCCAATTAAAGAACAGCTTCCGGCAGTTCTTAAAAACAAATATTTCTGGTTAGCGCTTATCATTGGTGTGTGTACTTTATTAGTGAACGCAAATGCAATCGCCGCTCAGATTTATTACTGTAATGTAGTTCTTGGTGAGCCAATGTTTATGGCACAGCTTATGTCAATGGGACAGTTACCTGGAATCCTTATTTTATTCGTGATGCCATATTTTTCAAATAAGTTCTCAAAGAGAAGCTTTATGGTGTGCGGCGGACTTGTGATGCTGCTTGGATTTGTTCTTGTTGGATTTGCAGGAACCAATCACGGAATGCTTCTTGCTGGAACGATCCTTCGCTCCATCGGAATTGGACCTATGTTTGCAGGAATTTATGCGTTTGTTGCTGATGCGGCAGATTACGGAGAGTGGAAATTTGGGATTCGTTGCGAAGGATTTATGGCTTCATCTTCGTCTATTGGTTCTAAAATCGGTATTGGATTTGGGTCTGCTATTACTACCTGGATACTTGCGGCAGCGGGATATGCCAAGGACGGTCAAATTACAGACAAGATTGTGAATGCGATCCGTTTTGACTATGGATGGCTTGGAGCAATCCTTACGGTATTTCTTATCATTGCAGTTCTTTGTATGGATGTTGAGAAGTATTTACCACAGATTCGTAAAGAGTTGGATAAATAACAGAATAGGAGAATATTGATGTTTTTTGATAAAAATGATTATAAAGACGAACAAATAACATTAGATGGAAAATGTGTAGAGTATCGTGCATATCGAAATATTCCTTATGTAGATAAGCCCGTGAATCCTGAGTTTCAGCAACTGAATATTTTTGTGCCAAAGGATCTTGTAGATGGAGGAATATTAAATGGATATACTATTGATACAGCTCCGATCTTCATGCCGAATCAGGTTGGCGGATATATGCCGGCAGAACCGGGAGAACCGGGATATGAGATGTTTGCTAAGGATAAGATCAATTCCATCTTCTTTGCATTAAACCATGGTTATGTTGTCGCGGCGCCCGGAATCAGAGGCCGTATTCAGAAGGATGCAGAGGGAAATTATAATGGAAAGGCTCCTGCCTGTATTGTAGACCATAAGGCGGCCGTGCGGTTTCTGCATGCGTTTGCTGATGATATTCCGGGAGATGCGGATAAGATCATAACAAATGGAACCAGTGCGGGTGGAGCTTTATCTTCACTGATGGGGGCAACCGGTGATCATCCGGATTATGAGAAGTATTTAGAAGAAATCGGGGCAGCAGATGCAAGTGATGCTGTTTTTGCAGCTTCTTGTTATTGTCCAATCACGAATCTTGAGCATGCAGATATGGCTTATGAGTGGCAGTTCCATAATGTGAATGACTATAGGCGTATGAGTATGAGGCTGGAGGGAGGACGTCCTTCCTTTACACCAGAAGACGGAACAATGACAGATGATCAGATACGAATCTCGCAGGAAGAAGCGAGACTGTTCCCGGAGTATGTAAATTCATTGGCACTTAAGGATGCAACAGGTAATACGTTAAGCTTGGATGAAAACGGAGATGGAAGTTTTAAGGAATACGTTAAGTCTGTTATTCTTGCATCCGCTCAGACAGCCATTGATCAGGGAATCGATCTTAGCGACAAGGAATGGCTTACGATTGAGGACGGTAAAGCTGTAGCTATGGATTTCTATGGATTTGCCTGCGATATTACAAGAATGAAGAATGCCCCTGCATTTGATGATGTTACGATGAACAGTCCTGAAAATGACTTATTTGGTAACCAGGCGGTGAACTGCAGACATTTTACGGAATATAGTCTGAAGAATAGTACATGTGAGGGAACAAAGGCGGAACCTGAAATTATTAAAATGTTAAATCCCATGGACTATATTGAAGATGAAAAGGCAAAAACTGCAAAATATTTCAGGATTCGTCATGGTGAGAGCGACAGAGATACATCTCTTGCGATTTCCGCAATACTTACACTGAAGCTACAGGAGACAGGAAGTGTTGTGGATTATGCATCACCTTGGGGGATACCTCACTCAGGAGATTATGATCTGAAGGAGTTATTTTCTTGGATTGATTCTATTTGTAAATAACTGCAGTTTATCAGTTCAGTATATTTCATGTAAAAACTTTATCAGGAGAGACAAAATCTCAATTAGTTGAATAAATTCAATGTTTGAAAAGCAGCGATAAATGAGGTGGGTGTTCATAGAACTGAATCAGTTATATAAGAAACTTGGAATGTTGTTTTCGGATTGTCAGAAAAAATAGGAAGCAATTATATCACATACATTACGACCGTGGGAAGGGGTTGAAGGCTGGATCTTTTGTCAGTCCTAGATTGCACCCTGGTGTATCCGCAGAATCTGGGAGAAGTGAAACTGGAAGGCACAAAGGACAATCCTTTGTGCCTTCCAGTTTCATTGATTTTTAAGAATTATTAGTCTGCGAATAGAAGCTCTCTTTTATTCGATCCAAAAGATGCGTCACCGCAAAATATGTTGTTTCGTAATGCATGTAAGATATAATGTTTTTACCCCACACAAGGGAGTGTGAAACTTTTTCTGTAAATATGTGATTGAAGGGTTCTTCTATGATAAAATCAAAATAATCATAGGAGGGCCTTTTATTATGGCAAGAGAGAAGAAACCTGTACATCGGGTACAAATGACAGAAGGAAAACGTAACATTATCCATCAGCTCCTGGAAGAATACGATATTCAGACAGCTGAAGATATTCAGGATGCTCTGAAAGATCTTCTGGGTGGAACGATCAAAGAAATGATGGAAGCAGAAATGGAGGATCATCTGGGATATGAAAAATCTGAACGCTCTGATAACGAGGATTACAGAAATGGCTACAAACGCAAACGCGTAAACAGCAGTTATGGCACCATGGAGATTGAGGTCCCTCAGGATCGCAAATCCACTTTTCAGCCTCAGGTCGTAAAAAAACGTCAGAAAGATATTTCAGATATTGATCAGAAGATCATTTCCATGTACGCCAAAGGGATGACCACCAGACAGATTTCTGAAACGATCGAAGATATTTACGGCTTTGAAACTTCGGAAGGATTTATTTCTGATGTAACAGATAAGATCCTTCCTCAGATCGAAGACTGGCAGAACCGACCCTTAGATGAAATATATCCGATCCTTTTTATCGATGCGATCCACTATTCTGTCCGGGATAACGGGGTGATCCGCAAACTAGCGGCATATGTGATCCTGGGGATCAATATAGAAGCCTATTATCATTATGAGAAGAATAACAACCACACAACACAGGCAGGCATCCTGCAGCTTCATGAGATCATACTACAGGCACTTGATCACGCGTTAGAACTGACACTGATCGAAAGTAATCCTGCAAAGAACATCAATCCGGCGACAAAAGAAGTCTCTATCTTGTTCACAGATTTTATGCTGGAATGGCTAGAAATGATGAAGCAGTGTGTGGAAGAGACTACATTTGCCAGCTACTCTATAATGGTCAAAAGACGTATCGTACCATATTTTAAGGAGAAACAATATACTCTGGCCAATATGGAAGAAAATCCTAAGTATATACAGGAGTATTATCAGCATGAGTTGGATCTGGGATTATCAGCAAACACAGTCATCCACCGCCATGCAAATATCAGGAAAGCGTTAAAGTATGTTGTGAAGATCGGTCTCATCAAGTCGAATCCAGCAGACTGTATCGAAAGGCCAAGAAAACTGAATTATGCAGTATCGTATTATAAGGCGGATGAGTTGAGCCGGCTTTTTGAGGTTTCCAGAGGGGACCCGTTGGAACTTGGGATCTTGCTGGCTTCCTTTTATGGACTGCGAAGAAGTGAGATCGTAGGACTGAAATGGGATGCCATAGATTTTGAGCAAAAGACGATCACGATCAAATATACTGTTACAGAGGTAAACTTTGAGGGGAAACTAAAACGTATAGAGAAAGAACGTACAAAATCGAAGAGCAGCTGCAGGACATTGCCGTTAGTAAAGCCATTTGAGGATCTGCTCATCAGGCTGTACCTTCAACAGAAAGAAAATCGAAGGCTGTGCGGTGACTGTTACTGTCAGGAATATTTGGACTTTATTTATGTAAATGAAATGGGAGAACGGATGAAACCGGGATTTCTGACACAGCATTTTTCTATACTGCTGAAGAAGAATGGCCTGAGGAAGATACGTTTTCATGATCTCAGGCACCCTTATGTCAAGCCCACAACAAAAAACATCATACTGCAACAAAAGCCAATGCACTATTGTTACAGTATGATTGCTCATAAACTTTTAAGAAAGCATTGTAATATATTACTTATGGATATCTAGAACTTGATGCCACTCCACTGACTTTGAAATAAGGACTTACTTCTAATTGAGGTCCCCACTATATTTTACAGTTTCTTCCGCAACCATACTCAATTCAGGTATCTGTGTTTGGTATGTATATTTCTTTTTCAGACGTTCATAGAGCACTGTGCCTACGGACTCCATTACTTGTTTCATCATGTCCGGATCGGAGAACATACGCACAAAAAAATCATCGTTCTGCTCATAGCGTGTGGCTGCCATTTCCGGGAAATCTTTTTCAAAGAGCAGCATAAAAGTCTTACGGTCATTGTTCCTTGCGTAGCTTTGCCATTTTTCCTCGGAAGCATAATCATTTTCAAGCTGCAACAGCACTTTGTCCATCTCGGTAAAGTTTGTGCCGTACTTCTCATTTATTTTCTCTATTAAAATAGTCAGCGGGTCTTTTTTCTTTTCCCGCCTGCCGGATTCACCTGTAATCGGGTGGAAACCTTCTTCTGTGCCTTCTAAGCCGATATTCCCTTCAAAGTCTTTTTCCAGACGGTAATACTCAAGTAGAACCTTGTCATCCACATAAACCTTGTCTATATCACCCTTTGGCAGCATGGTTGCAAGAAATTTGGCATATACACTGAACTTATGAATATCCTTGTCAAACAAACGGCACACTTGTGTGATAAAGGCATAGATGCGGTTAAAGCGCGATAAGGTAGATTTAAATAAATCCTTTTTATCATCTGTCAGCGCTTCATAACGATCCAACGCAGGCTTTATTGTTCCCTGCAGTCTGCCCATATCTCCAGCCATCTGTCTCTTGCCTGCATAGAAGATATCGGTAAAACGCTCTATCTCTATCTGCTGGTAAACGCGAAATTCATCAAGCGTATTTTTCAAGTCATATACAACGTTCGGGTTCGTTTCTTCCTCCAGAATTGTTTCTTCATAATACGGCTCAAAAGCTTCCCTGATATCCTCAGCAGAATTCACGAAATCTAAGACAAAGGTATCCTGTTTCCCACGCATGGTGCGATTTAAACGTGACAAAGTCTGCACGGCTTTTACTCCGGATAACTTCTTATCCACAAACATCGTGTGTAAAAGCGGTTCATCAAAACCTGTCTGGTATTTTTCAGCGACAATCAGCATACCGAATTCATCTGTATGGAATGCCTTTGGCAATGCTTTTGCTTTGATCGTTTCTCCGGCTTTATTCTTATTCATTTTCTCTTCGGTATATTTTTCGCCATCATCTTCCACCTCGCCGGAAAATGCAACCAGCACATCAAGGTCAGTATACCCCTTCTCCTGGATCTGGCGTTTAAATTCAAGTAAATAGCGAACCGCATGCAGGCGGGAAGGTGTGACAATCATTGCTTTGGCCTTACCGCCAATCTTGTGCATAGTCACGCTTCTGAAATGTTCCAACATGACCGCTGTTTTCTGCGATATATTGTGGGGATGCAGCGTTTCATAATTGATGATAGCCTTCACGCCTGCAGCCGTATCCAGTTCCGGATTGTCTGCAATCGACTTTGTTATCTTATAATACATCTTATAGGTCATGTAGTTTTGAAGCACGTCCAGGATAAACCTCTCCTCAATGGCCTGCCGCATGGAATAAATATGGAACGGATGATATTTACCATCATCATCTCTCCATCCAAACATCTGTAACGTTTTTTCTTTTGGGGTGGCAGTAAATGCAAAAAAGGATAAATTATCATGAATTCCCTGCGCAGCAAGCTCATCGAGCAGCTTGTCCTCATCATCCTTTCTGTTCGCCTCCTCTTCACGCTCCATCTCAGCATATTCTTCCAGAATTTTTTCGGTATCAGCCAGGGCCCGCTTAAGCTTTTTAGCGGCGTCACCCGTCTGGGAAGAGTGGGCCTCATCTATAATAACGGCAAAACGCCTGTTATCCGCCTTAACTTCTTTATAGATAACAGGAAATTTCTGTAAGGTTGTGATGATAATGCCAGTGCCCGCTTCAATGGCTTCCTTTAACTGCTGTGCATTCTTATCAATTTTTTGTACAACACCGTCCACATGGTCAAATTGATAAACTGTGTTTTGTAACTGGCTGTCAAGCACTCTGCGGTCGGTAACAATAATCACAGACTGGAATATCTTTTCATTGTGATCATCATGCAGGGCGCTCAAGCGGTGGGCAAGCCACGCAATCGAATTAGACTTGCCGGAACCGGCGCTGTGTTGAATCAGATAATTATGTCCTGATCCATTTTCCCTTACATCCCGAAGCAGCTTTGTGACGACATCCAACTGGTGATAGCGGGGAAATATCATGCGTTCCTCTTTGACTTCACCTGTTTTCTCATCTTTTTCTACCTGCAGATGCAGATATTTATGGAGAATTTCGAGCAGGCGCTCTTTGCGGAGGACGGATTTCCACAGATAATCCGTATCATAGCCATCCGGATTATTTGGATTGCCTTTTCCGCCAACATTGCCCGCACCGTTACTTCCCTGGTTAAATGGGAGAAAATAGGTCTTATTCCCCTGCAGGCGTGTGGTCATATATACATTTGTAAGATCTACCGCAAAATGGACGAGCACGCGATTTTTAAATTCAAAAATTGCATCATTTCCAGCGCGGTCAAACTTATACTGTGTGATGGCATTCGCCGCGTCCTGCCCGGTGAATTGGCACTTCAACTCCATGGAGATGACAGGGATTCCGTTGAGAAACAGCACCATATCAATACTGTTTTCATTTTGTAGAGAGTAATGCAGCTGCCTTGTGCAGTGCATGATATTTGAATCGTATTGCTTTACCGTCGTTTCATTTATAGAAGTCTCCGGTTTCCAAAATACTGCGCGGAATTTGATGCCGCGGTCGGTAAAACCTTGGCGAAGAACCCGCAGCAGGCCAACCATTTTAACCTCACGGCAGAAACGGCCAATCATCTGTTTTTCGCTGTCCAAGCCGTAAATCTTCACATAGCGCTCCCACTGCTTTGGCTGACTGGCTTTTATAAAGGACAAAAAGGTGGCTTTGTCCAGTGCTAACTTGCGGTCAAAGGCTTTCGGATTGCCTTTTGCATAACCACCCTCGGTGCAGAGGTAGGTTTCAATGTCTTCTTCAAAGCGTTTCTCTTTTGTATCAAAATCGGGCATGGGCTATACCTCCTTTTTACCGGTGACTACCTCGTAGATGAGGGATTTTTTGTATTCGGTGAGTTTGGTGATGAGGGATTGCTTGCAGGTAATTACTCTTTCAATACTCTTTATTTTTTTGTGCAACCATTTAACTATCTTTCGTTGTTCATCAATTGAAGGAAATAAGAATGGTATTTTATTGATGATACTAGAATTCAAATTTGCCATGGTTGTTCCAACGGAATTCAATGTAAGATACTGTCGAATATATGTAGTCTGTAAATAGAAAATAGCATATTGTGGATTAATTAAATGATTACACCGCAATTTTATACATCCAGTGCCACAAAAGCAACTTCCTATATCGTGCTCATAACACGCGCATCTTCCCATTTCACCTCTTCGCGCAAAAACAATGTCACTAGGATAAAGCATATGTTGTGATAATTCATTTGCTTTTTTTTCTGTGATTGAGCATTGTCTGTTGGGCACGATTATACCGTCTATTATATTGGCAGGATTAATAACATAAATCCCATTGTCGACGTAGTCCTCAGCATGTAGTTGACTCCCAAAAGGTCCGGTTTGAATTAACATAAGACCGTTTCCAAATGATGCTGTAATCCATCCTTCTGGCACTTTCCCAATCCACTCGACCCCACTATCCTTCATCGGAACATCTAGATTTAACCCTTTTGTAACTGCCTCTGTAATAACCGATAATTTGTATTCTTTCAGCTTTTCAATCACAGCCTGTTCACGGGCTATGATGGCATCAATTTTTGAACATTTAGCGTCGAGGTAAATGGAGATATTTTCTTGTTCCTCTAATGTCCAGTCAATCCAACCGATCTGCTCAATATATCTTCGGTTCATATGAGGTATTGTTGTTCCATTGACTAATTGATACATAAAGCTTTCGAAGCCCTTATAGTACCAATATAGAAAAGAGGGATAAGAAGCTTTTGCCCTCAGCCTAACAATTGTTGACGATATTTTGCCATCTTTATGTGTTCCACATAAACCTGCC is a window encoding:
- a CDS encoding MFS transporter — its product is MDTNKKIPMWQKITYGCGAGGGNVMSTLLATFLTAYYTDSAGIAAAAIGTMYIVCRLLDGATDLIMGGIVDKTHTKIGKARPWVMLSAPLMCIGIILILNVPQGINHAMKLVYAYLTYIFLNCIVYTIFGVAHSALLACMTRDFKDRNTTSTVSSIINNLCGLVVGTAITGLQIKFGWTVTSIILGITAGVLILIPGLLCKENAVEAEDAEHKDTLPIKEQLPAVLKNKYFWLALIIGVCTLLVNANAIAAQIYYCNVVLGEPMFMAQLMSMGQLPGILILFVMPYFSNKFSKRSFMVCGGLVMLLGFVLVGFAGTNHGMLLAGTILRSIGIGPMFAGIYAFVADAADYGEWKFGIRCEGFMASSSSIGSKIGIGFGSAITTWILAAAGYAKDGQITDKIVNAIRFDYGWLGAILTVFLIIAVLCMDVEKYLPQIRKELDK
- a CDS encoding subtype B tannase, with the translated sequence MFFDKNDYKDEQITLDGKCVEYRAYRNIPYVDKPVNPEFQQLNIFVPKDLVDGGILNGYTIDTAPIFMPNQVGGYMPAEPGEPGYEMFAKDKINSIFFALNHGYVVAAPGIRGRIQKDAEGNYNGKAPACIVDHKAAVRFLHAFADDIPGDADKIITNGTSAGGALSSLMGATGDHPDYEKYLEEIGAADASDAVFAASCYCPITNLEHADMAYEWQFHNVNDYRRMSMRLEGGRPSFTPEDGTMTDDQIRISQEEARLFPEYVNSLALKDATGNTLSLDENGDGSFKEYVKSVILASAQTAIDQGIDLSDKEWLTIEDGKAVAMDFYGFACDITRMKNAPAFDDVTMNSPENDLFGNQAVNCRHFTEYSLKNSTCEGTKAEPEIIKMLNPMDYIEDEKAKTAKYFRIRHGESDRDTSLAISAILTLKLQETGSVVDYASPWGIPHSGDYDLKELFSWIDSICK
- a CDS encoding type I restriction endonuclease subunit R — its product is MPDFDTKEKRFEEDIETYLCTEGGYAKGNPKAFDRKLALDKATFLSFIKASQPKQWERYVKIYGLDSEKQMIGRFCREVKMVGLLRVLRQGFTDRGIKFRAVFWKPETSINETTVKQYDSNIMHCTRQLHYSLQNENSIDMVLFLNGIPVISMELKCQFTGQDAANAITQYKFDRAGNDAIFEFKNRVLVHFAVDLTNVYMTTRLQGNKTYFLPFNQGSNGAGNVGGKGNPNNPDGYDTDYLWKSVLRKERLLEILHKYLHLQVEKDEKTGEVKEERMIFPRYHQLDVVTKLLRDVRENGSGHNYLIQHSAGSGKSNSIAWLAHRLSALHDDHNEKIFQSVIIVTDRRVLDSQLQNTVYQFDHVDGVVQKIDKNAQQLKEAIEAGTGIIITTLQKFPVIYKEVKADNRRFAVIIDEAHSSQTGDAAKKLKRALADTEKILEEYAEMEREEEANRKDDEDKLLDELAAQGIHDNLSFFAFTATPKEKTLQMFGWRDDDGKYHPFHIYSMRQAIEERFILDVLQNYMTYKMYYKITKSIADNPELDTAAGVKAIINYETLHPHNISQKTAVMLEHFRSVTMHKIGGKAKAMIVTPSRLHAVRYLLEFKRQIQEKGYTDLDVLVAFSGEVEDDGEKYTEEKMNKNKAGETIKAKALPKAFHTDEFGMLIVAEKYQTGFDEPLLHTMFVDKKLSGVKAVQTLSRLNRTMRGKQDTFVLDFVNSAEDIREAFEPYYEETILEEETNPNVVYDLKNTLDEFRVYQQIEIERFTDIFYAGKRQMAGDMGRLQGTIKPALDRYEALTDDKKDLFKSTLSRFNRIYAFITQVCRLFDKDIHKFSVYAKFLATMLPKGDIDKVYVDDKVLLEYYRLEKDFEGNIGLEGTEEGFHPITGESGRREKKKDPLTILIEKINEKYGTNFTEMDKVLLQLENDYASEEKWQSYARNNDRKTFMLLFEKDFPEMAATRYEQNDDFFVRMFSDPDMMKQVMESVGTVLYERLKKKYTYQTQIPELSMVAEETVKYSGDLN
- a CDS encoding restriction endonuclease subunit S; the encoded protein is MREMKDSGVEWIGEIPANHSLLRNKYLFEYVKGKIPKSTNTDQIGYPYIGASDLDTNENYTTFTMDEDIPSCRYDDLLVLWDGARAGLCGTHKDGKISSTIVRLRAKASYPSFLYWYYKGFESFMYQLVNGTTIPHMNRRYIEQIGWIDWTLEEQENISIYLDAKCSKIDAIIAREQAVIEKLKEYKLSVITEAVTKGLNLDVPMKDSGVEWIGKVPEGWITASFGNGLMLIQTGPFGSQLHAEDYVDNGIYVINPANIIDGIIVPNRQCSITEKKANELSQHMLYPSDIVFARRGEMGRCACYEHDIGSCFCGTGCIKLRCNHLINPQYAIFYLQTTYIRQYLTLNSVGTTMANLNSSIINKIPFLFPSIDEQRKIVKWLHKKIKSIERVITCKQSLITKLTEYKKSLIYEVVTGKKEV
- a CDS encoding tyrosine-type recombinase/integrase, which produces MKQCVEETTFASYSIMVKRRIVPYFKEKQYTLANMEENPKYIQEYYQHELDLGLSANTVIHRHANIRKALKYVVKIGLIKSNPADCIERPRKLNYAVSYYKADELSRLFEVSRGDPLELGILLASFYGLRRSEIVGLKWDAIDFEQKTITIKYTVTEVNFEGKLKRIEKERTKSKSSCRTLPLVKPFEDLLIRLYLQQKENRRLCGDCYCQEYLDFIYVNEMGERMKPGFLTQHFSILLKKNGLRKIRFHDLRHPYVKPTTKNIILQQKPMHYCYSMIAHKLLRKHCNILLMDI